Genomic DNA from Nitrosarchaeum koreense MY1:
TGGATTGATGAACCTCACTTTTACAGCAAAGGCAAATTAATTATACAATACATCGGCCACAATCAAGAAACACAGAGTTTGCTTGAGTCACATTTAGGCAACCAGTTTGCTGGAATATGATTCGGTATCTCTTTTTTTATTTTCCAATATACGTATGCACTGGATAGATTTTTTTTGTTTTTGAAGATTTGTAGTTCCATTCTGATTTATCTAATTTCAAGCGTGCAAAATATTCTTGAATTGACTTGTGTAGTTTAGTATAGATGTCATCTCCAACTACTATCTGATCAGGCTGAGCTAGATTTTGAATTTTAGCTGCCATGCTTACTGAAGGTCCTAAAATATCTACATGGGATTCTTGTAGATCATCGCCATATCGTACAATTGTATTTTCACCATGATCGATGCCAATTTTTATCTTTAATTCTGGTAAATTATTACTTTTCAAAATAGGATTTATTCCAAGTTTAAGAATTTTAAGCATTGATTCTGCACATGTGACTGCTCTGTTTGCAACTGATGCCGATAGATCTTCTGCAACAAAATATCCAATAACTGCATCTCCTACAAACTTTAACACAAATCCTTCATGACGTTTAATCACATAAGCCATCTCTTGAGCAAATGTAGTAAAAACAATAGCAAGTTTTTCTTTGGGCAAATTTAGGATCATATCTGTAGACCCAACAAGATCTACAAATAACACTGCCATATTCATGCTCTTCAATACCTTTTCCCTAAGAAATATTTCTGATTCTTCAGTTACGGTAGAATACAAAAATTCATGATTCAATGATTTTAGTACTCTATCATGTACTTCTGTAATTAGCGTTTCAGAATCTACTACTTTTTCTGTACCTCTCCCAAGTAGCATGTCTACTATGCTTGGAGTTTTCGGTGATAGCAAATTTTCAATACCTTTATTCTCAGTTTTTTTAGTTACCATTCAACACTTATCCTGTAAATAGTGTTAATTATTTTTGCTTACTGTGTTTCTCATACTTCTAGTCAATTATCATAAAAATGAACTTCTATTGAATCCAAAGATGATTTAGAACCATTAACTTTATACTTACATATAACTTTGGTAATTCATGTTAAAATTCAAATGCAGCTCGGTTGGATTTGATTGTAATTTTGTTGCCAAGGGTAAATCTGAGGAAGAAATCTTAACACAGTGTGCAGCACATGCCACAAAAGATCATAACATGAAACCAGAAGAAATTACTCCAGAATTACAAGATAAAATCAAAAAAAATATCCATAAATCCTTATTTTAAAATATTTTATTTCATTCTCATTATACTGGAGTTGATTTAATTATAAATAAGAAAAAAGAAAGATTAGAATCCCTTACTTCGACTCCATCAAATTATAATATTTGCAATATCTATTGGTTGGTTAGCCATAGGAATAAGACAATGGATTGTTCTCTCAAAGTGGGATAAAAGATACAAATTATTCAAAGAAAATCAAAAGGAAATTGACAAAAAATTTGCAGATGATTCTGATGATGATTTAGATGATTCTAGCGATGAAAATAATTCCAATAAATCCGATAAAAAACAACCTAAAACTTAGAATTTAGTATTTTTTTTA
This window encodes:
- a CDS encoding adenylate/guanylate cyclase domain-containing protein; the encoded protein is MVTKKTENKGIENLLSPKTPSIVDMLLGRGTEKVVDSETLITEVHDRVLKSLNHEFLYSTVTEESEIFLREKVLKSMNMAVLFVDLVGSTDMILNLPKEKLAIVFTTFAQEMAYVIKRHEGFVLKFVGDAVIGYFVAEDLSASVANRAVTCAESMLKILKLGINPILKSNNLPELKIKIGIDHGENTIVRYGDDLQESHVDILGPSVSMAAKIQNLAQPDQIVVGDDIYTKLHKSIQEYFARLKLDKSEWNYKSSKTKKIYPVHTYIGK
- a CDS encoding DUF1059 domain-containing protein — encoded protein: MLKFKCSSVGFDCNFVAKGKSEEEILTQCAAHATKDHNMKPEEITPELQDKIKKNIHKSLF